From the genome of Polyodon spathula isolate WHYD16114869_AA unplaced genomic scaffold, ASM1765450v1 scaffolds_137, whole genome shotgun sequence, one region includes:
- the LOC121308056 gene encoding intercellular adhesion molecule 1-like: MLGAASAGCDVNIDPSRVVVRFGDPVTVNCSTTREDVLGAGWEASVNPVNKLNSATAVWNVSSLTVWDVEPKCFINCRSEPRQCAGKLDLVIYKYPESVSLIAPEFMKIGVESNITCQVLDVAPARYLSVKLYKGDEELGNSSFTHDSTRFPVNASIPFPVTPTRADNGAEYTCVAELQLGPGGPKPNPAKPSPALKIPVVYKPSLLSAHEQTVEVLEEGSVVLNCSADGNPAPTYEWEYPRADNVQEITKDGVSTVNITRASSSNSGFYTCHVKNKFGNETMNITVTVKNEVIITRGDCFFFKYMVTLSVQRL, from the exons ATGTTAGGAGCTGCTTCTGCTGGCTGTGATGTGAATATCGACCCCTCTAGAGTCGTGGTGAGATTTGGAGACCCAGTGACTGTCAACTGCTCCACAACACGAGAAGATGTATTGGGGGCTGGCTGGGAGGCTTCTGTTAACCCTGTGAATAAACTGAATAGTGCAACAGCAGTTTGGAATGTCAGCAGCCTCACTGTTTGGGATGTAGAGCCAAAATGCTTTATAAACTGCAGGAGTGAACCCCGTCAGTGTGCAGGAAAACTGGATCTGGTTATATACA AGTACCCAGAAAGCGTCTCCCTCATCGCTCCTGAGTTTATGAAGATCGGTGTAGAATCTAATATAACGTGCCAGGTCCTAGATGTGGCTCCTGCCAGATATCTCAGTGTGAAGCTGTATAAGGGAGATGAAGAGCTTGGGAATAGCAGCTTTACTCATGACTCCACACGGTTTCCTGTGAATGCAAGCATCCCCTTTCCAGTAACACCGACCAGAGCAGACAATGGAGCCGAGTACACTTGTGTGGCAGAGCTTCAATTGGGACCAGGAGGACCGAAACCAAACCCAGCAAAACCCTCCCCTGCCTTGAAAATACCAGTAGTTT aCAAGCCCAGTCTATTGAGCGCTCATGAACAAACTGTTGAAGTTCTTGAAGAGGGCAGTGTAGTTTTAAACTGCTCTGCTGATGGGAACCCGGCCCCCACATATGAGTGGGAATACCCCAGAGCTGATAACGTACAGGAGATAACGAAGGATGGAGTGTCTACTGTAAATATCACAAGAGCCTCGTCTAGCAATTCTGGTTTTTATACCTGCCATGTTAAAAATAAGTTCGGGAACGAGACGATGAACATCACTGTCACAGTTAAAAACGAAGTTATAATTACAAgaggtgattgttttttttttaaatatatggtaacactTTCCGTGCAGCGTCTCTAA